The following are from one region of the Mycolicibacterium diernhoferi genome:
- a CDS encoding LysR family transcriptional regulator: MELRQLRYFVTVAEELNFGRAAQRLRIAGPSLSQQIKTLERDLKVQLFDRDRRSVALTPAGVALLAEAHSLVRQADEFRRRAIGLGSGADADDPVRIGCVNWCPVDWSERAAGVATLRVDAWVMPSHAQAARVADGSLDLAICWVQQDDLQALSLHSRLVGVDRLYALSPGGDDSPVDAKDTVALVDTDTASWSSWNRYAERFAAATGARVMRTDDGGVTGPTFFEHARRLGRPVLNNPKGQNDTEPRDLVRRPVVRPTPLWTWSLVWRRDEDRANVLAVVDALVRDVGDLGIGAPGSWLPDRDPYR; encoded by the coding sequence GTGGAGCTGCGGCAGCTGCGATACTTCGTCACCGTCGCCGAGGAGTTGAACTTCGGCCGGGCGGCGCAGCGCCTGCGTATCGCGGGACCGTCGCTGTCCCAGCAGATCAAGACGCTGGAACGCGATCTGAAGGTGCAGCTGTTCGACCGGGACCGCCGCTCGGTGGCCCTGACACCCGCCGGGGTGGCGCTGCTGGCCGAGGCTCACTCACTGGTTCGTCAGGCCGATGAGTTCCGAAGGCGCGCAATTGGATTGGGCTCCGGTGCGGATGCCGACGATCCGGTGCGCATCGGCTGCGTCAACTGGTGTCCGGTGGACTGGTCCGAACGGGCCGCCGGGGTCGCCACCCTGCGGGTCGACGCCTGGGTGATGCCATCGCACGCCCAGGCGGCCCGGGTCGCCGACGGCAGTCTGGACCTGGCGATCTGTTGGGTGCAACAGGACGACCTGCAGGCGCTGAGCCTGCACTCCCGCCTGGTCGGGGTGGACCGACTGTATGCGCTGAGTCCCGGTGGCGATGACTCGCCCGTGGACGCGAAAGACACCGTGGCACTTGTGGATACCGATACCGCGAGCTGGTCGTCGTGGAATCGCTACGCCGAGCGGTTCGCGGCCGCCACCGGCGCCCGGGTGATGCGCACCGACGACGGTGGTGTCACCGGGCCGACCTTCTTCGAGCATGCGCGTCGGCTCGGCCGGCCCGTTCTCAACAATCCCAAGGGACAGAACGACACCGAGCCCAGGGACCTGGTCCGCCGACCGGTGGTGCGCCCGACGCCGTTGTGGACGTGGTCCCTGGTGTGGCGGCGCGACGAAGACCGGGCGAACGTGCTCGCCGTGGTCGACGCCCTGGTCCGTGACGTCGGCGATCTCGGGATCGGCGCGCCCGGCAGTTGGCTGCCGGACCGGGATCCTTACCGCTGA
- a CDS encoding DUF5313 domain-containing protein codes for MAATQPSRIQRLLYAYGKRLPDSMREWVTNDLAGPGAIRRHMIRYSIPPALLLAPLWLLPASLYVHLEMTVPIYIWAVIMGYVLNKVWRRHRLAQHGLDPNLVDAINREKNARLHEDYARRFGARPEEAKWQSNSSPF; via the coding sequence ATGGCCGCCACACAACCGTCCCGGATCCAACGCCTCCTCTACGCGTACGGGAAGCGCCTGCCCGACTCCATGCGCGAGTGGGTGACCAACGACCTGGCCGGCCCGGGCGCCATCCGTCGGCACATGATCCGTTACTCGATCCCGCCGGCGCTACTGCTCGCGCCGCTGTGGCTGCTGCCGGCCTCGCTGTACGTGCACCTGGAGATGACGGTGCCGATCTACATCTGGGCCGTGATCATGGGTTACGTGCTGAACAAGGTGTGGCGACGGCACCGGCTCGCCCAGCACGGGCTGGACCCCAACCTCGTCGACGCGATCAACCGCGAGAAGAACGCACGCCTCCACGAGGACTACGCCCGGCGCTTCGGGGCACGCCCCGAAGAAGCCAAGTGGCAGTCCAACTCGAGCCCCTTCTAG
- a CDS encoding MarR family winged helix-turn-helix transcriptional regulator has protein sequence MTTVLPASGSDVDPLALEHQVCFALAVTNRAVLAVYRPLLEPLGLTHPQYLVMLALWDNAKTGADALSVKQIAALLQMDPATTSPMLKRLEALGLVARTRSAADERAILVSLTEEGAALRHRAVDIPPTVVARLGVELSELEHLHSVLTRINTAALAAGALDSADS, from the coding sequence ATGACCACCGTTCTGCCTGCCTCCGGCAGCGATGTCGATCCACTCGCCCTGGAGCATCAGGTGTGCTTTGCGCTGGCGGTCACCAACCGCGCCGTGCTGGCGGTGTACCGCCCCCTGCTGGAACCGCTCGGGCTCACCCATCCGCAGTATCTGGTGATGCTGGCGCTGTGGGACAACGCCAAGACGGGTGCCGACGCGCTATCGGTCAAACAGATCGCCGCCCTGCTGCAGATGGATCCGGCCACCACCTCGCCCATGCTCAAGCGGCTGGAGGCGCTCGGGCTGGTGGCGCGTACCCGCAGCGCCGCCGACGAACGGGCCATCCTGGTCAGTCTCACCGAGGAGGGCGCCGCGCTACGGCACCGGGCCGTGGACATCCCGCCCACGGTGGTGGCCCGTCTGGGGGTCGAGCTGTCCGAGCTGGAGCACCTGCACTCGGTGCTCACCCGGATCAACACCGCCGCGCTGGCCGCCGGCGCGCTGGACTCGGCAGACTCCTAG
- a CDS encoding SDR family oxidoreductase codes for MSENITVLVTGANRGLGSKIAAEFVARGAKVYAAARKPESVDAAGVIPVQLDITDPESIRRAAEVANDVTVLVNNAGISTRANLLTGPMEDIRAEMESHYFGTLNVIREFAPVIERNGGGSILNVLSALSWKHPAGSGAYAAAKAAAWALTDAVREELGPRGVTVAALHVGYMDTDMVSYIPADQKTDPAVVARMAVDGVLGGATEILVDDTARRAKAALSGAVS; via the coding sequence ATGAGCGAGAACATCACGGTATTGGTCACCGGGGCCAATCGGGGGCTGGGCAGCAAGATCGCGGCGGAATTCGTCGCCCGCGGCGCCAAGGTCTATGCCGCGGCACGCAAACCGGAGAGTGTCGACGCGGCCGGGGTCATCCCGGTGCAACTCGACATCACCGATCCCGAATCGATCCGACGGGCCGCCGAGGTCGCGAACGATGTCACCGTGCTGGTGAACAACGCCGGCATCTCGACCCGGGCCAATCTGCTGACCGGTCCGATGGAGGACATCCGCGCCGAGATGGAATCCCACTACTTCGGCACCCTGAACGTCATCCGGGAGTTCGCCCCGGTCATCGAGCGCAATGGCGGGGGTTCGATCCTGAACGTGCTCTCGGCGCTGTCCTGGAAGCATCCGGCCGGCTCCGGTGCGTACGCCGCGGCAAAGGCGGCCGCGTGGGCACTCACCGACGCGGTACGTGAGGAACTCGGCCCGCGGGGTGTCACCGTCGCGGCCCTGCATGTCGGCTACATGGACACCGACATGGTGAGTTACATTCCGGCAGACCAGAAAACCGACCCCGCGGTGGTCGCCCGGATGGCTGTCGACGGGGTGCTCGGCGGGGCCACCGAGATCCTGGTCGATGACACCGCGCGACGTGCCAAGGCCGCCCTTTCGGGGGCCGTGTCATAG
- a CDS encoding cupin domain-containing protein produces MEKISLTALAREHLEKARAASSGRSSHTVYGGHEHSLRQVLLALTAGNGLDDHESPGEATLQVLQGRVRLSTEQAGWEGSAGDHLVVPLTRHALAALEDSVVILTVAKKLGPHV; encoded by the coding sequence ATGGAGAAGATTTCACTCACCGCGTTGGCGCGTGAGCACCTGGAAAAGGCCCGCGCCGCCAGCAGTGGGCGTAGTTCGCATACGGTCTACGGCGGCCACGAGCACAGTCTCCGACAGGTCCTGCTGGCCCTGACCGCGGGCAACGGACTCGACGACCACGAGAGCCCGGGGGAGGCGACCCTGCAGGTGCTGCAGGGCCGGGTCCGGCTGTCCACCGAGCAGGCCGGCTGGGAGGGTTCAGCCGGCGATCATCTGGTGGTGCCGCTGACCCGGCATGCGCTGGCCGCGCTCGAGGATTCGGTGGTCATTCTGACCGTCGCCAAGAAGCTCGGCCCGCACGTCTAG
- a CDS encoding YybH family protein — translation MGHGEHELRSVLDVWQAGIDAHDPDRVAQVFTEDAVFQGLRPYTVGRAGVRDYYASQPPGLTVRYRILETRTPADGILLGYLRADFEFPDGSALPLNLSVLLTRTADGWLILHYQVSRVP, via the coding sequence ATGGGCCACGGTGAGCACGAGCTGCGCAGCGTCCTCGACGTCTGGCAGGCCGGGATCGACGCCCACGATCCGGACCGGGTCGCCCAGGTCTTCACCGAAGACGCCGTCTTCCAGGGACTGCGGCCCTACACCGTGGGGCGCGCCGGAGTGCGCGACTACTACGCGTCCCAACCGCCCGGGCTGACGGTGCGCTACCGCATCCTGGAAACCCGCACACCCGCCGACGGCATCCTGCTCGGCTACCTGCGGGCCGATTTCGAATTCCCCGACGGTTCGGCGTTGCCGCTGAACCTGAGCGTGCTGCTCACCCGCACCGCCGACGGCTGGCTGATCCTGCACTACCAGGTGTCGAGAGTGCCCTAA
- a CDS encoding SDR family NAD(P)-dependent oxidoreductase — MNNPTRVAIITGASQGIGAALVAGYRKADYAVVANSRSIGASDDPMVLTVAGDIGEPGVGRSIVEAALERFGRVDTVVNNAGIFIAKPFTEYTDADYDAITGVNLRGFFEVSRAAVAAMPQGGHLVNISTSLVDQANSAAPSVLASLTKGGLNAATRSLAVEYATRGIRVNAVALGIIRTPMHGDHEYDSLAQLNPQKRIGELDDVVDAVLYLENAGFVTGEILHVDGGQSAGH; from the coding sequence ATGAACAATCCCACCCGCGTCGCGATCATCACCGGCGCATCTCAGGGCATCGGCGCCGCATTGGTCGCCGGCTACCGCAAGGCCGATTACGCCGTGGTCGCCAACTCCCGCAGTATCGGCGCGAGCGACGACCCGATGGTGCTCACCGTCGCCGGTGACATCGGCGAACCGGGCGTCGGGCGCAGCATCGTCGAGGCCGCGCTGGAGCGGTTCGGGCGCGTCGACACCGTGGTCAACAACGCCGGCATCTTCATCGCCAAACCGTTCACCGAATACACCGACGCGGACTACGACGCCATCACCGGCGTGAACCTGCGCGGCTTCTTCGAGGTGTCCCGCGCCGCCGTCGCCGCCATGCCCCAGGGCGGCCATCTGGTCAACATATCGACCAGCCTGGTCGATCAGGCCAACTCCGCGGCGCCCTCGGTGCTGGCATCGCTGACCAAGGGCGGGCTGAATGCGGCCACCAGGTCACTGGCCGTCGAGTACGCCACCCGCGGCATCCGGGTGAACGCGGTGGCCCTGGGCATCATCCGCACCCCGATGCACGGCGACCATGAATACGACAGCCTGGCCCAGCTGAACCCGCAGAAGCGCATCGGCGAACTCGACGACGTGGTGGACGCGGTGCTCTATCTGGAGAACGCCGGGTTCGTCACCGGCGAGATCCTGCACGTCGACGGCGGCCAGAGCGCGGGGCACTGA